The Cytobacillus oceanisediminis genomic interval ATTAATGTCGAAAAGGACGGCAAGATTGGATTATCCATCAAAAAGGCAAAAGACCGGCCTGAGCGTTCTGAAAGACCTGAAAGAGGCGACAGAAAAGAATTCAGACCTAATTCAAACTCTGGCCGACCTCGCCATAACAGATCAAACGACCATCGCCCTAAAGAAAACTTTGAAGCCAAAATGGCTCGTTTCCTAAAGGACAGCGAAGATCGTCTGTCATCGCTAAAACGCCATACTGAATCCAAACGTGGAGGAAGAGGCGCTAAACGAGGATAACTTGCTGCTGATCGATCTATATAGCAGAATGGGAAACAAGTCCGATTGGGCTTGTTTTTTTGTGCTGTTTAACGCTGTAAATTCTGCTGGTAGCTTATTAATAGTGAATTCTTGATATAGCGCGAAGTGACCGATATATCGGAAAAGTAACCGATAAATAAGAATGCTGACCGATAAACCGGAAAAGTAACCGATATATTGAAAATCTGGCCGATAAATCTAACAAAGTGACCGATAAACTGGAAAGCAATTAAAAAAGTTTAATCAATTGCTTGGTAACAGCTCATATTAAGTTCTGAAAGAAGAAAAATTCCTCCAAATCCATCAAAAAAACGCCAGCCTAAGGCTGACGCTCTTTTGAAATGACCCGTACGGGATTCGAACCCGTGTTACCGCCGTGAAAGGGCGGTGTCTTAACCGCTTGACCAACGGGCCGTGGAAAATAACATTCTAAGATGTCCAGCTTCAGCGCCTACCCCCTCGAGGTCACAAGCCGCTCCTCCCAAAAAGGTAAAGAACACCTTTCTGTGAGGATCGTGTTGTGCTTGTCGGGGGTGACCAACGCGCTTCCGCATTCTTTGATAGCGGCGGAGGGGATCGAACCCCCGACCTCACGGGTATGAACCTTACGCTCTAGCCAGCTGAGCTACACCGCCATATTTTAATAGATTTATAGATGTGCTCTGAAGTACAAGATTTATAATACAAATTTTTAAAAAGGAAGTCAATAAGATATTTAAAGAAATATGTCGTAAATCTCCCTTGCCTCTTCGTCAATTTCTTCCATGCTTCTCTTTCCGCAGAAAGCCGTCATTCTAAGGGTTTGTTTACTTTTTTTGTCAGAACCAAGCGGAACTTCAGGAAGCCCAATTTTAAATCTTGTTATCTATCCCCATATATAGTGGAAAACCGTCGAACGAAAAGCCGGGGCTTGTCCGCTATTTTGACAAACTTCTGGAGCGCTGGATTTTATAATTGTCAGCAACGATAAAAATATGGGGAGTGTAGTTTAATGGAAAAGGTAGAAAGGAATGTAATGGAGCCGATCGGGGAAGTACCCTTCAACAAACCGAAACTGGATTTTGCCAAAGGCTTAAAAAAACTCCACTCAGGGTTGGAGAATTTCTTTCTGAAAAAAGGCTATGTTCTGCTGATCATTGGCTTTTTGCTTGGAAGAGCCTTGATATTGGCGAAGCTTACCCCATTTAGCCTTCCGTTTTTTGCAGCGGTTTATTTCATACGTAGGGATAAGGCGCCCCTGGCACTAGTGGGATTAATGGCAGGTGCTGCCACATTGTCCATCTCCAATGCTGTATCCGCTTTTGGAATAACCTTCATCTTTTTATTTGCCTTCCGGGTCTCGAAAAAATGGCTGCATAATGAAATCAGGGCACTGCCTTTTTATGTATTCTTCACTCTTTTAGGAGGCAAGCTCCTGGAGGCATTCATTATGAAGGGCCAGCTGACTTTATATGATGGAATGATGGCCGGTGTTGAGTCAGGTCTTGGCTTCATTCTAACGCTGATTTTTCTGCAGGGGCTGCCGCTGCTTTCGATAAATAAACGCAGACAATCATTGAAAACCGAAGAAATCGTCTGCCTGATCATTATGCTGGCTTCTGTCATGACGGGAACAATTGGCTGGACGGTCTATGATCTTTCAGTCGAGCATATTATGTCACGCTATCTTGTCCTTCTCTTTGCCTTTGTGGCAGGAGCAACAGTCGGTTCTACAGTAGGGGTGGTAACCGGCCTGATCTTCTCCCTTGCGAATATATCGAGCTTTTATCATATGAGTCTGCTCGCCTTCGCGGGTCTTTTAGGCGGTCTTTTAAAAGAAGGCAGGAAGTTCGGTGTGGCATTCGGCCTTCTGATTGCGACACTCCTGATGGGCATGTATGGAGAAGGAAGCGGAAACCTCATGAAAACTCTGTCCGAAACAGGCGCAGCGATTCTCTTATTTTTATTAACTCCGCAGGCTTTAACGATGAAATTGGCCAAACACATCCCGGGAACGCCTGAATATGCCGCTGAGCAGCAGCAATATATGAGAAAAATGCGCGATG includes:
- a CDS encoding S1 domain-containing RNA-binding protein yields the protein MSIEVGSKLKGKVTGITKFGAFVELPEGSTGLVHISEVADKYVKDINEHLKVGDMVEVKVINVEKDGKIGLSIKKAKDRPERSERPERGDRKEFRPNSNSGRPRHNRSNDHRPKENFEAKMARFLKDSEDRLSSLKRHTESKRGGRGAKRG